One part of the Microlunatus elymi genome encodes these proteins:
- a CDS encoding ABC transporter permease → MVSGAIAGVPDRPRSQARLAWRRYRRSWLPVAGAVWVAIFFVAGVIGPWIAPHSYTETDFINANQPPSLKHPFGTDGLGHDMFSQILWSVRNALEIALGATLVSFVIGCALGLWAGLRGGAADMVIMRVVDFMFAFPTYFLDLILVVTLGRGMFPIMIAIGITGWASYARLIRGLVLSMRNGEMVEAARALGASWPHIARRYLLPNSISNMLVALAFGIPADLVIMAALSLVGLGLLPPLPSFGNLIAQAGANVLGYPWLLYFPAGIFAITLLSFLFVADGLQEALDPKGGS, encoded by the coding sequence ATGGTGTCCGGCGCGATTGCCGGAGTGCCAGACCGGCCCCGATCCCAAGCACGTCTTGCGTGGCGGCGATACCGTCGGAGCTGGCTGCCGGTCGCCGGCGCCGTATGGGTGGCCATCTTCTTCGTCGCCGGCGTGATCGGACCGTGGATCGCACCGCACAGCTACACCGAGACGGACTTCATCAACGCCAACCAACCCCCGTCGCTGAAACACCCGTTCGGCACCGACGGCCTCGGCCACGACATGTTCAGTCAGATCCTGTGGAGCGTCCGAAACGCTCTGGAGATCGCCCTCGGTGCCACCCTCGTCAGCTTCGTGATCGGCTGTGCGCTCGGCCTTTGGGCCGGGCTGCGCGGTGGCGCCGCCGACATGGTGATCATGCGCGTGGTGGATTTCATGTTCGCGTTCCCCACTTACTTTCTCGACCTCATTCTCGTGGTCACGCTGGGAAGGGGAATGTTTCCGATCATGATCGCCATCGGGATCACCGGGTGGGCCTCGTACGCTCGGCTCATTCGGGGTCTGGTGCTGAGCATGCGCAACGGTGAAATGGTGGAAGCGGCACGCGCGCTCGGCGCGAGCTGGCCGCACATCGCACGCCGGTACCTGTTGCCCAATTCCATCAGCAACATGCTGGTGGCGCTGGCCTTCGGCATTCCCGCGGACCTGGTCATCATGGCCGCCCTGAGTCTGGTCGGCCTCGGGTTGTTGCCCCCGCTACCCAGCTTCGGAAATCTCATCGCCCAGGCCGGCGCGAACGTGCTGGGCTATCCGTGGTTGCTCTACTTCCCGGCCGGCATCTTCGCCATCACGCTGCTGTCGTTCCTCTTCGTCGCGGACGGACTGCAGGAAGCGTTGGATCCCAAAGGAGGCTCATAG